From one Paracoccus alcaliphilus genomic stretch:
- a CDS encoding tyrosine-type recombinase/integrase — MSATSETTWNKGRVVGKKPPLTPDQVSLIRMLLRQENALRDLALFNVALDTSFRGSDLVRLRVADVATPAGVREIVEIRQKKTETRNARPVQARLSSGTRDSLRAYLTASEKPLHGWLFTGQGARWSHTHLSESQLWRLFRSWLEKARLDPSLYGLHSLRRTFPTHIYQQTGNLRAAQLLLGHASIESTKEYIGTEQAEALEIARKYHL; from the coding sequence GTGTCAGCGACGTCAGAAACCACCTGGAACAAGGGCCGCGTCGTGGGCAAAAAGCCTCCGCTAACGCCCGACCAGGTATCCCTGATCCGGATGCTCCTGCGCCAGGAAAACGCTCTGCGTGATCTGGCGTTGTTCAACGTGGCCCTCGATACTAGTTTCCGAGGCTCTGACCTGGTGCGCCTGCGGGTCGCAGATGTAGCAACCCCGGCAGGCGTGCGCGAGATCGTCGAAATCCGACAGAAGAAAACTGAGACGCGCAATGCCCGCCCTGTCCAGGCGCGGCTGTCCTCGGGCACGCGTGACAGTCTGCGGGCCTATCTCACCGCCTCTGAAAAGCCGCTGCACGGCTGGCTGTTCACAGGGCAGGGGGCAAGGTGGTCCCACACCCACCTCAGCGAAAGCCAGCTCTGGCGATTGTTCCGCTCCTGGCTGGAAAAGGCCCGCCTCGATCCCAGCCTCTACGGGCTGCATTCGCTGCGCCGGACTTTTCCGACCCATATTTACCAGCAGACCGGCAACCTGCGCGCAGCCCAGCTGCTGCTCGGCCATGCCAGCATTGAAAGCACCAAGGAATACATCGGTACCGAACAAGCCGAAGCCCTCGAAATTGCCCGCAAGTATCACCTGTGA
- a CDS encoding type IV secretory system conjugative DNA transfer family protein, with protein MSFVLEARHWVMIVGAVILAAAAMIYLPQWVAIYPITTWAFPIIALAVILDTLGTAAERHRTPLKALAWLCLRTAALTALTPLRGPLSDMLATIRTWTGAGWPLPRAIWEGLRGLARYSDPHIQAMAISFALGAFGVAVAVSAPLVAVFNPRIGRNRKSRTGPWQAGWMNPRDIAQLARNRTGLPLALHKGKLLRYLKNDAKGWRGGHHLVVSGTRGGKGVSAVIPAILDHQGPVVVLDIKGENFAVTRRHREELGRKVAVLNPFGLVEDGKDQFNPLDYIRPHELARDVALVADGLVKPEQGDGAHFSEMARQLVAAAIEVIMTQEDPEQRNLIAVADLLLSANLDGTLEAWADSGDLVGHRPAQTAATILRAGDRERGSIQTAVSKAFEWMQSDNMRHFLSGSSFRMDDLLDDRVDLFIAVPLDQVDKQAIFMRLFINLVLGTVVRQDGRRKVKAPILLVLDEFVRMGRMEQIMNIANVAAGAGVEALFVTQDTGQVEKAYGPNDARSIFGSCITKRVFNLNDIETAEWAARHLGESTVYSQQIREGKAPNEGRDFSYSEQRQKLMTADQITGMKADDLLLLVGNRNPLTAKQNLYFKSKVYRGRFDQNPLD; from the coding sequence ATGAGTTTTGTTCTGGAAGCGCGCCACTGGGTGATGATCGTCGGCGCCGTGATCCTGGCCGCGGCCGCCATGATCTACCTCCCGCAATGGGTCGCAATCTACCCGATAACCACCTGGGCATTCCCGATCATTGCCCTGGCTGTCATCCTCGACACGCTCGGGACGGCCGCAGAGCGCCACAGGACGCCCCTGAAGGCCCTCGCGTGGCTCTGCCTGCGTACGGCCGCCCTCACGGCCCTGACGCCGCTCAGAGGCCCTCTCAGCGACATGCTGGCCACGATCCGGACATGGACCGGCGCAGGCTGGCCCCTGCCCCGCGCCATTTGGGAGGGCCTCAGGGGGCTGGCGCGATATTCTGATCCCCACATACAGGCGATGGCGATCTCCTTCGCGCTCGGAGCTTTTGGCGTGGCCGTCGCTGTCAGCGCCCCGCTGGTGGCGGTCTTCAATCCGCGCATTGGCCGCAACCGCAAATCCCGCACCGGCCCATGGCAGGCGGGATGGATGAACCCGCGCGACATTGCCCAGCTGGCGCGCAACAGGACCGGCCTGCCCCTCGCCCTGCACAAGGGCAAGCTGCTGCGCTACCTCAAGAACGACGCAAAAGGCTGGCGCGGCGGTCATCACCTCGTCGTCTCCGGCACACGCGGCGGCAAGGGCGTCAGCGCCGTAATTCCGGCGATCCTCGATCATCAGGGTCCGGTCGTGGTCCTCGACATCAAGGGCGAGAATTTCGCCGTGACCCGCCGCCACCGCGAAGAGCTCGGGCGCAAGGTCGCCGTCCTCAACCCCTTCGGTCTCGTCGAGGACGGCAAGGATCAGTTCAACCCGCTCGACTACATCCGCCCCCACGAGTTGGCGCGCGACGTGGCGCTGGTCGCGGACGGCCTGGTTAAACCCGAACAGGGAGATGGGGCGCATTTCTCGGAAATGGCCCGCCAGCTGGTCGCTGCCGCGATCGAGGTGATCATGACACAGGAAGACCCTGAACAGCGCAACCTGATCGCCGTCGCCGATCTGCTTCTGTCTGCAAACCTCGACGGCACGCTTGAGGCCTGGGCTGACAGCGGCGACCTTGTCGGCCACCGGCCTGCCCAGACCGCCGCAACCATTCTGCGCGCGGGAGACAGAGAACGCGGGTCGATTCAGACAGCGGTCTCGAAAGCTTTTGAGTGGATGCAGTCCGACAACATGCGCCACTTCCTGTCTGGGTCCAGCTTCCGCATGGATGATCTTCTCGATGATCGGGTCGATCTCTTCATCGCGGTGCCTCTCGACCAGGTGGACAAGCAAGCGATCTTCATGCGCCTGTTCATCAACCTTGTCTTGGGCACGGTCGTGCGTCAGGACGGGCGGCGCAAGGTCAAGGCCCCGATCCTGCTGGTTCTGGATGAATTCGTGCGTATGGGCCGCATGGAGCAGATCATGAACATTGCCAACGTCGCCGCAGGAGCCGGTGTGGAAGCACTGTTCGTCACGCAAGACACGGGTCAGGTCGAAAAGGCCTACGGGCCAAACGATGCCCGTTCGATCTTTGGCTCCTGCATCACCAAGCGCGTCTTCAACCTCAACGATATCGAAACCGCCGAATGGGCAGCGCGGCACCTCGGGGAAAGCACTGTCTATTCTCAGCAAATTCGAGAGGGCAAAGCCCCGAACGAGGGCCGGGACTTTTCCTACTCGGAGCAACGTCAGAAACTCATGACTGCTGACCAGATCACTGGCATGAAGGCGGATGATCTGCTGCTGTTGGTGGGCAACCGCAATCCGCTCACGGCGAAGCAGAACCTGTACTTCAAGAGCAAGGTCTATCGCGGAAGGTTTGATCAGAATCCGCTAGATTGA
- a CDS encoding phosphoribosyltransferase, which translates to MPSSYEYGTFANYSPRGSSELSVTSRKACGAIKAGRVNVIASAVPHLQDSKADALRPFLGPDVTLVPVPRSAPLPDGALWPAKVICDVLHEHGFGQDVQTYLKRTRAIPRSSNSPAAERPLVPIHLESIEAERPFFVPNKITIVDDVLTMGRTSFACAELLRAVCPHAEIRIFAMIRTQGLQDDIQKIVDPATGTVIGYPSGKTHRDP; encoded by the coding sequence GTGCCTTCGAGCTATGAGTATGGCACCTTCGCCAACTATTCTCCACGCGGTAGCTCCGAGCTGTCTGTAACCTCCCGAAAAGCCTGTGGCGCGATCAAGGCTGGCCGGGTCAATGTCATCGCCTCGGCCGTTCCGCACCTGCAAGACTCGAAGGCGGACGCTCTGCGGCCTTTTCTCGGGCCTGATGTCACCTTGGTGCCGGTACCGCGCTCGGCGCCACTCCCCGATGGGGCGCTTTGGCCTGCCAAGGTGATCTGCGACGTGTTGCACGAGCACGGGTTCGGCCAAGATGTACAAACCTATCTGAAAAGAACGAGGGCTATACCGCGTTCGTCGAACTCACCGGCGGCAGAAAGACCACTGGTCCCTATTCACCTGGAAAGCATTGAAGCGGAGAGGCCGTTCTTTGTGCCGAATAAGATCACCATCGTGGATGATGTGCTTACCATGGGACGAACAAGCTTCGCCTGTGCAGAGCTGCTACGAGCTGTTTGCCCTCACGCAGAAATTCGTATTTTCGCGATGATCCGGACCCAAGGTCTGCAAGATGATATCCAGAAGATCGTCGATCCGGCCACCGGTACTGTTATTGGCTATCCATCAGGCAAGACTCATCGTGACCCATAA
- a CDS encoding DNA-processing protein DprA, whose protein sequence is MHAELRTRDALGPFGPVEEKNAPDVLYTAGDAALLTEGLRVAIVGSRKATPDGIKRAQAVTRALVQQGIIVVSGLAEGIDTVAHRTAIEEGGRTIAVLGTPLSKAYPATNAGLLEEIKRDHLAISQFPEGYPGKSENFPRRNRTMALICDATIVIEASEKSGTRHQGWEAIRLGRDLYLLENVATNPNLTWPKQLIEYGAQILRREDLPDILLDIPNYTAGGVRAFEL, encoded by the coding sequence ATGCATGCAGAGCTGAGAACGAGAGACGCCCTTGGACCATTCGGCCCAGTCGAAGAAAAGAACGCACCAGACGTGTTGTACACGGCGGGTGATGCCGCGCTTTTGACCGAAGGCTTGCGCGTGGCGATTGTCGGCTCAAGAAAAGCCACCCCGGACGGCATCAAGCGAGCACAGGCTGTTACACGTGCCTTGGTGCAGCAGGGTATCATTGTCGTCAGCGGCCTAGCCGAAGGCATCGACACAGTGGCGCATAGAACTGCGATAGAAGAGGGCGGGCGCACTATAGCGGTACTCGGCACGCCCTTATCCAAGGCGTACCCGGCCACGAATGCCGGTCTACTTGAAGAGATCAAGCGTGATCACCTAGCGATTTCCCAGTTTCCTGAAGGTTATCCAGGCAAGAGCGAGAATTTCCCGCGCCGCAACCGGACGATGGCGCTCATCTGCGATGCTACCATCGTGATCGAAGCAAGCGAGAAGAGCGGGACCCGCCACCAGGGATGGGAAGCTATCCGGCTTGGCCGCGATCTCTACCTGCTTGAGAACGTCGCAACCAATCCGAACCTAACTTGGCCGAAGCAGCTCATCGAGTACGGAGCACAAATCCTGCGCCGTGAAGACCTACCCGATATCTTGCTCGATATTCCGAACTACACTGCTGGGGGCGTTCGTGCCTTCGAGCTATGA
- the parA gene encoding ParA family partition ATPase, whose protein sequence is MIISFLNQKGGVGKTTLSVNVAGCLARQGHRVLLIDADKQGSATTWASLREDAPFQVVSMARANMARDALKLAQDYTHTIIDGPPHAEEIARSCIVASDFVALPIEPSGLSTWASDLTVRQVKEAQEFKPSLKCGFVVSRKIGKTVIGRDIRNMAAEAGLPILASEIEQRVAFAEGMTMGQTIFEWAGDSNAAREIKQLTKEIERYVEEDIFGGSEAEAAANG, encoded by the coding sequence ATGATCATATCTTTCCTGAACCAAAAAGGCGGCGTCGGCAAAACCACCCTATCGGTGAACGTGGCGGGCTGTCTGGCACGCCAAGGCCACCGGGTGCTTCTGATCGACGCTGACAAGCAAGGCTCGGCCACAACATGGGCAAGCCTGCGCGAAGATGCGCCCTTCCAGGTTGTCAGCATGGCACGGGCCAACATGGCGCGGGACGCGCTAAAGCTTGCCCAAGACTATACTCACACCATCATCGACGGCCCGCCGCATGCGGAGGAGATTGCCCGATCTTGTATCGTTGCATCGGACTTTGTGGCGTTGCCTATCGAACCGTCCGGTCTCTCGACGTGGGCATCTGACCTGACAGTGCGTCAAGTCAAAGAAGCGCAGGAATTCAAGCCTTCCCTCAAATGTGGGTTTGTGGTTTCCCGCAAAATAGGGAAAACTGTCATAGGGCGAGATATTCGCAACATGGCTGCCGAGGCGGGTTTGCCAATCCTAGCAAGTGAGATCGAGCAACGGGTGGCCTTCGCTGAAGGTATGACCATGGGGCAAACGATTTTCGAGTGGGCTGGCGATAGCAATGCGGCCCGCGAGATCAAACAACTAACGAAAGAGATTGAGCGGTATGTCGAAGAAGACATTTTCGGCGGCTCCGAAGCCGAAGCAGCAGCCAACGGATGA
- a CDS encoding AIPR family protein, translating to MKPISKMDWDIIDARVTKACDRHKFQKRTVGFLAIVIDQIFPGHEDQLQEIITDGPDDKGVDAIHVVEGESSAEVFLFQSKYRESHGTCHKTINDAEVLKIGLFLNELFDKSDSLAGSGNFQLQEAVRRIWELHDKGKICRYKVIFCSNGAGFSTSAQGIAESVKASHSEVAFEFYSGHDVVQAMAIEGRDAEDGQLQVISKEILERSDGDVRGVIASVDAQSFVDLITADDGETIKRHLFDDNLRVFLGAKGGYNQDIISTATSGDSYLFWYLNNGVTITCKSFSYNKGHTNPKLVFKDFQIVNGAQTSHSLVEAARTNPAALSDVVLMVRMYATDRADIAERVAVATNSQARIQSRDLMSNHAALKKLELAFKECGYFFERKKNMHSDKPEEKRIDALKLGQIILSFELREPDKAKTESDSIFDSRFHHIFGSRQSIDELIRLYQIYEIIEELRNKYQAEFATSPETGHEHQYLIYGHWYVLFACKLLHVKSQQAQLPTGDEAHALVEEAIRRVAAACSQQKAVAHYQMFRSPRTKERILGEISAKQSDFFDLLAVS from the coding sequence ATGAAACCAATTTCGAAAATGGACTGGGACATCATTGATGCTCGTGTCACGAAAGCATGCGACCGACATAAGTTTCAAAAAAGGACGGTAGGATTCTTAGCAATCGTCATTGATCAGATTTTCCCTGGTCATGAAGACCAGTTGCAAGAGATCATTACAGATGGCCCGGACGACAAGGGCGTGGACGCTATCCACGTCGTCGAAGGTGAAAGCAGCGCAGAGGTCTTTCTTTTCCAATCCAAGTACCGAGAAAGCCATGGCACTTGCCACAAGACTATCAATGATGCGGAAGTACTGAAGATTGGCTTGTTTTTGAATGAGCTGTTCGACAAGTCGGATAGTCTCGCGGGCAGTGGAAATTTTCAACTACAGGAGGCAGTTCGTCGTATTTGGGAGCTGCACGACAAGGGAAAGATTTGCCGCTATAAGGTGATATTCTGCTCGAACGGCGCAGGATTTTCGACCTCTGCACAGGGAATCGCTGAGAGCGTCAAGGCATCACATTCGGAAGTCGCATTCGAGTTCTACAGTGGGCATGATGTTGTTCAAGCAATGGCCATTGAGGGACGCGATGCGGAAGATGGTCAACTTCAGGTCATAAGCAAAGAAATTCTAGAGCGCTCTGATGGTGATGTGCGGGGAGTGATTGCATCGGTGGATGCTCAGTCATTTGTGGACTTGATCACTGCTGATGACGGAGAAACGATCAAACGGCACTTGTTCGATGACAACCTGCGCGTTTTTCTGGGGGCGAAAGGCGGCTACAATCAGGACATTATTTCGACGGCGACTTCTGGCGATAGCTACCTTTTTTGGTATCTGAATAATGGAGTGACGATCACCTGTAAGAGCTTTTCTTACAACAAGGGGCACACCAACCCCAAGTTGGTTTTCAAGGACTTCCAGATAGTTAACGGTGCGCAAACGTCACATTCGCTTGTTGAAGCTGCGCGGACAAATCCGGCGGCGCTTTCCGATGTTGTCTTAATGGTTCGTATGTACGCGACAGATCGAGCTGACATCGCGGAAAGGGTGGCGGTTGCGACCAACAGTCAGGCACGAATTCAGAGCCGCGACCTGATGTCAAATCATGCCGCGCTGAAGAAACTGGAGCTGGCCTTTAAGGAATGCGGCTATTTCTTCGAGCGGAAGAAAAACATGCATTCAGACAAACCAGAAGAGAAGAGAATCGACGCCCTGAAGCTTGGCCAGATAATCCTTTCATTTGAGCTGCGCGAGCCAGACAAAGCAAAGACGGAGTCGGATTCAATTTTTGATTCACGTTTCCATCACATTTTCGGAAGCCGACAAAGCATCGATGAGTTGATCCGGCTCTACCAGATTTACGAGATCATCGAAGAGCTACGGAACAAGTATCAAGCCGAGTTCGCGACATCACCAGAAACCGGGCATGAGCATCAATACCTAATTTATGGCCATTGGTATGTGCTCTTCGCCTGCAAGTTGCTACACGTCAAATCACAACAAGCGCAGCTTCCGACTGGCGATGAAGCACATGCGCTTGTTGAAGAGGCTATCCGCAGAGTAGCCGCCGCCTGTAGCCAGCAAAAGGCTGTAGCGCATTACCAAATGTTCCGCAGCCCTCGAACCAAGGAGCGCATCCTCGGCGAGATTAGCGCCAAGCAAAGCGACTTTTTCGACCTATTGGCTGTATCGTAA
- a CDS encoding replication initiator protein A, which translates to MTSARSPLLPDRHPQKDLFVCDIVDAVPKGDMASMEHPVFTLSTKPDMKPRRYQNGDNSIEVSPSRYGLATVHDRDVLIYCISQCMAALNEGRKVNRSMRFKAHDLLVATNRQTSGQGYQLLKDALRRLQGTQIETNIRQGGKEYFKVFGLIESAEIVRETRDGRMQDVEITLSDWVFDAIENNHVLTLNKQYFFLRKPLERRLYELARKHCGAQPKWKCGLELLRDKCGSGSTTKEFRRLISKIIEDDAVHDHLPDYTMSIESDNIVFRPKGAEAVVAPSFLALRFRKPDTHDEARRLAPGWDVYVLENEWRSWVHDKAIDVKDADKHFLAFCNKRGAYQN; encoded by the coding sequence ATGACGAGTGCACGCTCCCCGCTCCTGCCGGACCGGCATCCGCAAAAAGACCTGTTCGTTTGCGACATTGTGGACGCGGTGCCGAAGGGCGACATGGCCTCGATGGAACATCCAGTGTTTACCCTCTCGACCAAGCCGGACATGAAGCCGCGACGCTACCAGAATGGTGATAATTCGATTGAGGTTTCACCGTCACGCTACGGGCTGGCCACAGTCCATGACCGTGACGTGCTGATCTACTGTATCAGTCAGTGCATGGCTGCACTCAATGAAGGTCGCAAAGTCAACCGGTCGATGCGGTTCAAGGCTCATGATTTGCTGGTGGCGACGAACCGTCAGACCTCGGGCCAAGGCTACCAGCTCTTGAAGGATGCGCTGCGGCGTCTGCAAGGCACGCAGATCGAGACGAATATCCGCCAAGGTGGCAAGGAATATTTTAAGGTGTTCGGCCTGATCGAGTCCGCGGAAATCGTTCGGGAGACACGTGACGGTCGGATGCAGGATGTCGAGATCACACTGTCGGATTGGGTGTTTGATGCCATCGAGAACAATCATGTTCTGACATTGAACAAGCAGTATTTTTTCCTCCGAAAACCGCTTGAACGGCGGCTCTATGAACTGGCCCGTAAGCATTGCGGCGCACAACCCAAGTGGAAGTGTGGACTCGAACTCTTGCGCGACAAGTGCGGGTCAGGCTCAACCACGAAAGAATTCAGGCGATTAATTTCGAAGATCATCGAGGATGACGCGGTGCACGACCATCTCCCCGACTACACCATGAGCATCGAAAGTGATAATATTGTCTTTCGTCCCAAGGGGGCTGAGGCGGTGGTCGCCCCCTCCTTCCTGGCGTTGCGGTTCAGAAAACCAGACACACATGATGAGGCGCGGCGTCTTGCGCCCGGGTGGGACGTCTACGTGCTGGAAAACGAGTGGCGGTCATGGGTGCATGACAAGGCTATCGACGTGAAGGATGCCGATAAGCACTTTCTGGCCTTCTGCAATAAGCGAGGCGCATACCAGAATTAA
- the mobQ gene encoding MobQ family relaxase yields MLKRFKCALIHCLRQRARPHGVYPRAGRLPPKAAMPPERGFHPRAPDQRNQALDPVLKRGARSVAIYHLSAKVISRAGGRSSVAAAAYRTAGRLRDDRQGLEHDYSRKGGVVHSEIMAPENAPDWMRDRDQLWNAVEAVEKRRDAQLAREIEVALPRELDRGERLELLRGFVQREFVDRGMIADIAIHEGKARDGHGQPHAHVMLTMRELTGEGFGKKDRSWNAPDLLMGWREAWARDANTALERAGRLERIDHRSLDVQRAEAEQQVERARGGGQEELALEREKKVVELSREPEPKIGPSANAQEKRGIITERGEAFRAAQARNAQRQELGWRQLELRLELMERGRAFIATARERLEQLWGRAEAAMSRIKERVMGEVERPQAGAERGDMDARRAAVLGRDVERPEVQAPDVGRERVAPDDPDRDRRAAILGRTRDIGQERDATAIERDIAARDGEGRDQGRRDDILGRGRDTVSDPGQGRDRDRER; encoded by the coding sequence ATGTTGAAAAGATTTAAATGCGCGCTTATACATTGCCTTCGACAACGTGCGCGTCCTCATGGGGTTTACCCCCGCGCCGGACGGCTTCCCCCCAAGGCGGCGATGCCGCCTGAACGAGGGTTTCACCCTCGCGCTCCCGACCAGCGCAACCAGGCGCTGGACCCTGTCTTGAAGAGAGGCGCTCGATCCGTGGCGATCTATCATCTCAGTGCAAAAGTGATCAGCCGGGCCGGGGGCCGGTCATCGGTCGCAGCCGCCGCCTACCGGACGGCTGGGCGGCTGCGGGATGACCGGCAGGGGTTGGAGCACGACTATTCCCGCAAAGGCGGTGTCGTTCATTCCGAGATCATGGCCCCCGAGAATGCGCCCGACTGGATGCGCGATCGCGACCAGCTCTGGAACGCGGTCGAAGCCGTCGAGAAGCGGCGCGATGCCCAACTTGCTCGCGAGATCGAAGTGGCGCTGCCGCGTGAGCTTGATCGGGGCGAGAGGTTGGAGTTGTTGCGCGGATTCGTGCAGCGAGAATTTGTCGATCGCGGCATGATCGCGGATATCGCCATTCACGAGGGCAAGGCCCGTGATGGCCACGGTCAACCCCATGCGCATGTCATGCTGACCATGCGCGAGCTGACCGGCGAGGGGTTCGGGAAGAAGGACCGCAGCTGGAATGCGCCGGACCTGCTGATGGGCTGGCGCGAAGCCTGGGCGCGGGACGCAAACACGGCGCTTGAGCGGGCAGGGCGGTTGGAGCGGATCGACCATCGGTCCCTTGATGTTCAGCGCGCTGAGGCCGAGCAACAGGTCGAGCGGGCGCGCGGGGGCGGGCAGGAAGAGCTGGCGCTTGAGCGCGAGAAAAAGGTGGTCGAGCTCAGCCGGGAACCCGAGCCGAAAATCGGGCCATCGGCCAATGCCCAGGAAAAGCGCGGGATCATCACGGAGCGCGGCGAGGCTTTCCGTGCGGCGCAGGCGCGCAATGCACAGCGCCAGGAGCTGGGCTGGCGGCAGTTGGAATTGCGGCTTGAGCTGATGGAGCGGGGGCGCGCCTTCATCGCCACCGCGCGTGAGCGGCTGGAGCAGCTCTGGGGCCGCGCTGAAGCGGCGATGTCACGGATCAAGGAGAGGGTTATGGGCGAGGTCGAGAGGCCGCAGGCTGGTGCCGAGCGGGGCGACATGGACGCGCGCCGGGCGGCGGTATTGGGGCGCGACGTTGAGCGCCCGGAGGTGCAAGCGCCGGATGTTGGGCGGGAGAGGGTTGCGCCGGACGATCCTGATCGGGATAGGCGGGCCGCCATCCTTGGGCGTACGCGCGATATCGGGCAGGAGCGTGATGCGACTGCGATTGAACGGGACATTGCCGCTCGTGACGGCGAGGGCCGCGATCAGGGGCGGCGGGATGACATTCTCGGGCGTGGCCGTGATACTGTGTCCGATCCTGGACAGGGCCGCGATCGAGACAGAGAGCGTTGA